A region from the Lentimonas sp. CC4 genome encodes:
- the prfB gene encoding peptide chain release factor 2 (programmed frameshift), with translation MNLITPDVRSQITEVTRRAGHIWRYLDGDTKTIQIAELEAKMVEPGFWDDQKSAQKVIGEANRMKAMINPTKAFRVELDDLAAMLELVDEMADDPDAESYQQEVLDTLARMQPKLDELELASFLSGPNDGCNALLTVNSGAGGTESCDWAEMLFRMYSRWAERAGFSVEVLDIAPGEEAGINAATIRISGPNAFGYAKAERGVHRLVRISPFDSAARRHTSFSSVDVIAELEDDADIEIDPSDLRTDVYRASGKGGQHVNKTESAVRLTHIPSGIVVTCQNDRSQIKNKATAMRTLKSRLYEKQEDEKRSEMEKFYGEKGDIAWGNQIRSYVFQPYQMIKDLRTGVESGNIQAVMDGALEPFIHAWLRAGGPTSRKSAAEREFGDE, from the exons ATGAATTTGATTACACCAGATGTGCGTTCCCAGATAACAGAGGTCACCCGTCGTGCCGGCCATATTTGGAGGTATCTT GACGGGGATACCAAGACGATACAGATCGCTGAGTTAGAGGCGAAGATGGTTGAGCCGGGCTTTTGGGATGACCAGAAGTCGGCACAAAAAGTGATTGGCGAGGCGAATCGCATGAAGGCGATGATTAATCCGACCAAGGCATTTCGTGTCGAGTTGGATGATTTGGCTGCTATGCTTGAATTGGTCGATGAGATGGCGGACGATCCTGATGCCGAGTCGTATCAGCAAGAGGTTTTGGATACTTTGGCACGCATGCAACCGAAGTTGGATGAGCTTGAGTTGGCCTCTTTTTTGAGTGGGCCGAATGATGGCTGTAATGCGCTATTGACTGTGAATTCGGGTGCGGGTGGCACGGAGTCTTGTGATTGGGCAGAGATGTTGTTTCGCATGTATTCACGTTGGGCCGAGCGTGCAGGTTTTTCGGTGGAGGTGCTCGATATCGCTCCGGGTGAAGAAGCGGGCATTAATGCCGCGACGATTCGTATCTCGGGGCCGAATGCGTTTGGCTATGCCAAGGCAGAGCGTGGAGTGCACCGGTTAGTGCGCATTAGTCCGTTTGATTCGGCGGCGCGGCGGCATACGTCCTTCTCGTCGGTTGATGTGATTGCAGAGTTGGAAGACGATGCGGATATAGAGATCGATCCATCGGATCTTCGCACGGATGTGTATCGTGCAAGTGGTAAGGGCGGGCAGCACGTTAATAAAACTGAGTCGGCAGTGCGCTTAACGCACATCCCGAGTGGTATCGTGGTGACCTGCCAGAATGACCGTTCGCAAATTAAAAATAAAGCCACTGCGATGCGCACGTTGAAGTCTCGCTTGTATGAAAAGCAAGAGGACGAGAAGCGCAGCGAAATGGAGAAGTTTTACGGCGAGAAGGGCGATATTGCTTGGGGCAATCAGATCCGCTCGTATGTCTTCCAGCCGTATCAGATGATCAAGGATCTGCGCACCGGTGTGGAGTCTGGTAATATCCAAGCGGTCATGGATGGTGCGCTCGAACCGTTTATTCATGCATGGTTACGTGCCGGTGGTCCGACTTCGCGTAAATCTGCGGCTGAGAGAGAATTTGGAGATGAGTGA
- a CDS encoding glycogen/starch/alpha-glucan phosphorylase — MTNTAKKTAKPAAKKTAAKKAKVTKATDTSFRFSTESTKDSMKASILNHLRFTLARHPENATKDEWWTATCYAVRDRVLDRFMKTQGVHHEKKVRRAYYLSLEYLMGRLLVNNLHNSGLFEQTRDALGELDQDFNAIANEEADMGLGNGGLGRLAACFLDSLASLDLPAIGYGIHYEFGLFRQEFKDGYQVEHPDAWMEKGCPWEVMRPNFAQEVQLYGRVEHHMDDKGAFRPVWVDQKTIEGVPYDIAIVGYGGETVNFLRLWDSKASSEFDFNIFNDGGYVDAVREKAMGETISKVLYPNDSTENGKELRLVQQYFFVSCSLKDIIRRFLANHSDWSEFPEFNAIQLNDTHPAITVAELMRLLIDQYGLNWDDAWAITSKTCNYTNHTLLPEALEKWSVPLFEKVLPRHLEIIYEINAQFLENVVEAKWPGDSAKKAELSIIEEGHPKMIRMAYLSVVGSTKVNGVAALHTDLLKKNLFKTFHELYPNKLINMTNGITPRRWLLACNPGLSELISEKVGCDWPKHLDKLQGIAKFADDAAFQKRYMDIKRANKQAFADFVLEDSGTVISPDAIFDVQIKRLHEYKRQHLNVLHILTLYRRLLNDPDYDMNPRVFIFGAKAAPGYALAKNIIRAINKIAELVNNDERINDKIKIVFPQNYRVTMAEKMIPAADISEQISTAGKEASGTGNMKLALNGALTVGTLDGANVEIGEEVGDENIFIFGNTVDEVEALKAQGYNPYDYYNSNWELKSVIDWLRSDYFTPGEKDAFAPLCNSLLEGGDPYLCLADYADYVRAQEDADKAFSDKKRWAKMAIINTASMGKFSSDRTISEYAEQIWNLKPVKIGK; from the coding sequence ATGACCAATACAGCAAAAAAAACCGCAAAACCTGCGGCTAAAAAAACCGCAGCCAAAAAGGCTAAGGTTACAAAAGCGACAGATACATCCTTTCGCTTTAGCACTGAATCTACCAAGGACTCGATGAAAGCATCGATTCTCAATCACTTACGCTTCACGCTGGCACGTCACCCAGAGAACGCGACGAAGGACGAGTGGTGGACTGCGACCTGTTACGCCGTGCGTGACCGAGTGCTTGATCGCTTCATGAAGACTCAGGGTGTGCACCATGAGAAAAAGGTGCGCCGTGCTTACTATTTGAGCTTGGAGTATTTGATGGGCCGCTTGTTGGTTAATAATTTGCACAACTCGGGCTTGTTTGAACAGACCCGTGATGCGCTGGGTGAACTCGATCAGGATTTCAATGCCATCGCGAATGAAGAGGCGGATATGGGGCTCGGTAATGGTGGACTCGGTCGCTTGGCTGCATGTTTCCTCGATTCCTTGGCATCGTTGGATCTCCCAGCGATTGGCTATGGTATTCACTACGAATTCGGTCTGTTCCGTCAGGAGTTTAAAGACGGTTACCAAGTTGAGCATCCGGATGCATGGATGGAGAAGGGCTGCCCTTGGGAGGTGATGCGCCCGAATTTTGCGCAAGAAGTTCAGCTCTACGGTCGTGTTGAGCATCATATGGATGACAAAGGCGCTTTCCGTCCTGTCTGGGTCGACCAGAAGACCATTGAAGGGGTGCCATACGACATCGCGATCGTCGGTTATGGTGGCGAGACTGTGAATTTCCTCCGTCTTTGGGATTCAAAGGCATCGAGTGAGTTTGACTTCAACATCTTTAACGATGGCGGGTATGTTGACGCCGTGCGTGAAAAGGCAATGGGAGAGACGATCTCCAAGGTGCTGTATCCGAATGACTCGACAGAGAATGGTAAGGAACTTCGTTTGGTTCAGCAGTATTTCTTCGTGAGTTGCTCGTTGAAGGATATCATCCGCCGCTTCCTTGCGAATCACAGTGATTGGTCTGAGTTCCCTGAGTTCAATGCGATCCAGCTCAACGATACGCACCCTGCGATTACTGTCGCTGAGCTTATGCGTTTGTTGATCGATCAATACGGCCTGAACTGGGATGACGCATGGGCGATCACCAGTAAGACCTGTAACTATACAAATCATACGCTTCTTCCTGAAGCGTTAGAGAAGTGGAGTGTGCCACTCTTTGAGAAGGTGCTTCCTCGCCACTTGGAGATTATCTACGAGATCAATGCGCAGTTCCTCGAAAATGTAGTTGAAGCTAAATGGCCTGGTGACAGCGCTAAGAAGGCTGAGCTTTCAATCATCGAAGAAGGTCATCCAAAGATGATCCGCATGGCATATTTGTCAGTCGTTGGTTCTACTAAGGTCAATGGTGTGGCAGCGTTGCACACTGATTTGCTGAAGAAGAATCTGTTCAAGACCTTCCATGAATTGTATCCGAACAAGTTGATCAACATGACCAATGGTATTACACCGCGTCGTTGGTTGCTCGCATGTAATCCAGGACTCAGTGAATTGATTTCGGAGAAGGTTGGTTGCGATTGGCCGAAGCACCTTGATAAGCTGCAGGGCATTGCGAAATTCGCAGACGATGCAGCATTCCAGAAGCGCTACATGGATATCAAGCGTGCGAACAAGCAGGCATTTGCTGACTTCGTGCTCGAAGATTCCGGCACGGTGATTAGCCCAGATGCGATCTTCGATGTGCAGATCAAGCGTCTGCACGAATACAAGCGTCAACACCTCAACGTGCTGCACATTCTGACGCTTTACCGCCGCTTGCTGAACGATCCAGATTACGACATGAATCCACGTGTATTCATCTTTGGTGCGAAGGCTGCACCAGGGTATGCACTGGCGAAGAACATTATTCGTGCGATTAACAAAATTGCTGAACTCGTTAACAACGACGAGCGCATCAACGATAAGATCAAGATCGTCTTCCCGCAAAACTATCGTGTCACGATGGCTGAGAAGATGATTCCAGCAGCCGACATTTCTGAGCAGATCTCGACTGCAGGTAAGGAAGCATCTGGCACGGGTAACATGAAGCTTGCGCTGAATGGTGCACTCACAGTTGGCACACTCGACGGTGCGAACGTTGAAATCGGCGAAGAAGTCGGCGATGAGAACATCTTCATCTTCGGTAACACGGTTGATGAAGTTGAAGCACTCAAGGCTCAAGGCTATAACCCATACGATTACTACAACAGTAATTGGGAGCTCAAGTCTGTGATCGATTGGTTGCGCTCGGACTACTTCACTCCTGGAGAGAAGGATGCA